In Calditrichota bacterium, the DNA window CTCTGGGAGCTGCTTCGGAAAAGCTGATTTGGGTAAAGAATATTCTTTTTACTCAGTGGTTCTCTTTTTTTCTCCGAGGCCCTCTGTGTCATTTTTTAGTCACACAGAATTTCGCAGAGACGCCTAACGTATCGCAGAGTTCATTTGGATGCCAAACGTGCAAAACCGAAAGCGTTCATTCGCGCCTTCACGGCGGATGTTTTTAAAGGATCAAGATGACACAAAATGACGTACTGAAACGGTTTTTTTCGGGAGATCGACGCGCCCTGGCCCGCCTGATTTCTATTGTGGAAAATGAAAATTCCCGCGCCGATTCCTATTTAAATGAAATTTACAACCACATGAAAGGGGCGTATCGCATTGGCATTACCGGTCCGCCCGGGGCAGGGAAGAGCACCGTTGTAAACCAGCTGGTCAAGCAATATCGGCAGGCGGGAAAAACGGTGGGAGTTATCGCGGTGGATCCGACCAGTCCCTTTACGGGAGGCGCTCTTCTGGGTGATCGGGTGCGAATGATGGATTCCGAATTGGATCCCGGGGTGTTTATTCGCAGCATGGCCACCCGCGGGAGTCTGGGCGGATTGTCCAAGACGGCTCAGGATGTGGCCGATGTGATGGACGCTTTTGGGAAGGACATCATTTTTCTGGAAACGGTGGGCGTGGGGCAATCCGAATTGGACATCATTCAAACAGCCGATGCTACGGTTGTGATTCTGGTTCCGGAGTCCGGCGACAGCGTTCAGGCCATGAAGGCCGGTTTGATGGAAATCGGGGATATTTTTGTCCTGAACAAATCGGACCACCAGGGAGCTGACCGGGCATATCTGGAAATCAAATCGGTTTTGCAACTGAAGCCTGTTCGGGATGACTGGCGTCCGCCGGTGCTTCAGACCGTTGCCAGTGAAGGCAAAGGGATTGCAGAACTCTACGAGACCCTGCAAGAATTTCAGCGCTATCAAAAAGAAAAGCATATTCTGGATCGAAAATTTAAGCAGCGCATTGAAAGCCGTATCCGGCGATACCTGAACGAGCAGATATTAAAGACATACTGGGATGCTGAAAAGGAAGAGAAATTCACGTCCGGCGTACAGGAGATTCTCACCCGTCAAAAAACCCTTCAGCAGCTGTTGAAAGAGTTTACTAATTTATTGACAGGATGAACAGGATATAAAAATACTTTTTAGAATGGGGAATAATGACGTGCAATATAAAGAATTAACGGCACGAATTATTGGATGCGCTTACCGAGTTTATAATAAGCTGGGTTATGGATT includes these proteins:
- the meaB gene encoding methylmalonyl Co-A mutase-associated GTPase MeaB, coding for MTQNDVLKRFFSGDRRALARLISIVENENSRADSYLNEIYNHMKGAYRIGITGPPGAGKSTVVNQLVKQYRQAGKTVGVIAVDPTSPFTGGALLGDRVRMMDSELDPGVFIRSMATRGSLGGLSKTAQDVADVMDAFGKDIIFLETVGVGQSELDIIQTADATVVILVPESGDSVQAMKAGLMEIGDIFVLNKSDHQGADRAYLEIKSVLQLKPVRDDWRPPVLQTVASEGKGIAELYETLQEFQRYQKEKHILDRKFKQRIESRIRRYLNEQILKTYWDAEKEEKFTSGVQEILTRQKTLQQLLKEFTNLLTG